Proteins encoded together in one Terriglobales bacterium window:
- a CDS encoding LemA family protein translates to MALVIGLVIIAVIIFFLIALYNSLVQLRVRADSAWSDIDVQLKRRHDLIPNIVETVKGYAAHEKGTFENIAKWRSAAMSATAPEDRAQAENQLTGALRQLFAVAENYPQLRASEQFTQLQNSLQEVEDAIQNSRRYYNAVVRDYNTRLQSFPANMFASAFGFQTKQFFELSAPQEREPVQVKF, encoded by the coding sequence ATGGCCCTGGTTATTGGTCTGGTAATCATCGCGGTCATCATCTTTTTCCTGATCGCGCTGTACAACAGCCTGGTGCAACTGCGGGTGCGCGCCGACTCCGCCTGGTCCGACATTGACGTACAGCTTAAACGCCGCCACGATCTGATTCCCAACATTGTTGAAACCGTGAAAGGCTATGCCGCCCACGAGAAGGGGACCTTCGAAAACATTGCCAAGTGGCGGTCGGCGGCCATGAGCGCCACCGCGCCGGAAGACCGCGCCCAGGCAGAAAATCAGCTCACCGGAGCGCTGCGCCAGTTGTTCGCGGTGGCGGAGAATTATCCCCAACTGCGCGCCTCTGAACAGTTCACTCAATTGCAGAATTCTCTGCAGGAGGTCGAGGACGCCATCCAGAATTCGCGGCGCTACTACAATGCCGTGGTGCGCGACTACAACACGCGACTGCAGTCCTTTCCGGCGAATATGTTTGCCAGCGCTTTCGGTTTTCAGACCAAGCAGTTCTTCGAGCTTTCCGCTCCCCAGGAGCGTGAGCCCGTGCAGGTGAAGTTCTGA
- the pstC gene encoding phosphate ABC transporter permease subunit PstC has product MLAPGSALPDNLPKDTSKAAALSEVGAKPITVKASLASRLGDNGFKLITLLCALSVLGIVVLIVLELVTKSELSLKQFGWRFFLGQNWDPVAGDFGALPFVYGTLVSSFLALLLSVPLSIGAAIFITELSPVWLRMPLSFLMELLAAVPSVIYGLWAIFVLAPLLRQYVQPPLGKYLGWTGLFAGPPFGIGMLAAGVILAIMTVPIISSITRDVMTAIPQTQREGVLALGATRWEMIRMGVLRNARAGIIGGVILGLGRALGETMAVTMVIGNRPEISKSLFAPGYTMASVIANEFTEATGDLYLSAIIEVGLALFIVTLIVNALAQGLVWMTTRGTPARSRGQ; this is encoded by the coding sequence TTGCTCGCCCCAGGTAGCGCTCTGCCAGACAATTTGCCCAAAGACACATCCAAGGCAGCCGCTCTCAGCGAGGTAGGAGCGAAGCCGATCACGGTCAAAGCATCGCTTGCCAGCCGCCTCGGGGATAATGGTTTCAAGCTGATAACTCTGCTGTGCGCCCTCTCAGTGCTCGGCATCGTGGTGCTGATCGTCCTCGAGCTGGTAACCAAGTCGGAGCTCTCTCTCAAGCAGTTCGGATGGAGATTCTTCCTGGGCCAGAACTGGGACCCGGTGGCGGGAGATTTCGGCGCCCTGCCGTTTGTCTACGGCACGCTGGTGTCCTCATTCCTGGCGCTGCTTCTGTCAGTGCCGCTGTCGATTGGAGCGGCGATCTTCATCACCGAGCTGAGCCCGGTGTGGCTGAGGATGCCGTTATCGTTCCTGATGGAGTTGTTGGCCGCGGTTCCCAGCGTGATCTACGGGTTGTGGGCGATTTTCGTGCTCGCGCCGTTGCTGCGCCAGTACGTACAGCCGCCGCTGGGTAAATACCTGGGGTGGACAGGCTTGTTTGCGGGCCCACCCTTCGGCATTGGGATGCTGGCGGCGGGGGTAATTCTCGCCATCATGACGGTTCCCATCATTTCCTCGATTACGCGTGACGTGATGACAGCGATTCCGCAAACGCAGCGCGAGGGCGTGCTGGCGCTGGGGGCCACCCGCTGGGAGATGATCCGCATGGGCGTGCTGCGCAACGCCCGTGCCGGCATTATCGGGGGAGTCATTCTGGGGCTGGGACGCGCGCTGGGCGAGACCATGGCGGTCACCATGGTGATCGGCAACCGGCCGGAGATTTCAAAGTCGCTGTTTGCGCCCGGCTACACCATGGCCAGCGTGATCGCCAATGAGTTCACCGAGGCGACCGGGGATCTGTATCTGAGCGCAATTATTGAGGTCGGCCTGGCTCTTTTCATCGTGACTCTCATCGTGAATGCGCTGGCCCAGGGTCTGGTATGGATGACCACGCGCGGCACGCCTGCGAGGTCCCGTGGCCAGTAA
- the pstS gene encoding phosphate ABC transporter substrate-binding protein PstS has translation MARRLSAWFLCCAFLVGSAVAQNLNGAGATFPYPIYSKWFSDYKKANPSVQINYQSIGSGGGIRQVTAGTVDFGATDGPMSDQQLAEAKKKIFHIPTVLGAVVPAYNVPGVSGELKFTGPILANIFLGKITNWNDAAIAKANPDMKLPDRPIVVVHRSDGSGTTFIWTDYLSKVSTDWANGTGKGTSVKWPVGLGAKGNEGVAGLIRQMEGALGYVELIYALQNKIPFGSVQNAAGQYIKASLQATTAAAASVKNMPADFRVSITNAPGKEAYPICSFTWLLVPGQWSDASKKTAMVGFLNWMLDNGENEVAELDYAPLPKEVADRVRNTIKQIQ, from the coding sequence ATGGCAAGACGTCTATCAGCGTGGTTCCTCTGCTGCGCGTTTTTGGTGGGTAGTGCGGTCGCCCAGAATCTGAATGGCGCAGGAGCAACATTTCCCTATCCCATCTATTCCAAGTGGTTTAGTGATTACAAGAAGGCAAACCCGTCGGTACAGATCAACTATCAGTCGATCGGCAGCGGTGGCGGAATCCGGCAAGTGACGGCGGGCACGGTGGATTTCGGCGCCACCGATGGTCCGATGAGCGACCAGCAGCTTGCCGAGGCCAAGAAGAAGATATTCCACATTCCGACGGTGCTGGGAGCGGTGGTTCCGGCGTACAACGTGCCCGGGGTAAGTGGCGAGCTGAAGTTCACGGGACCGATTCTGGCGAACATTTTCCTGGGCAAGATCACGAACTGGAATGATGCGGCCATTGCCAAGGCGAACCCCGACATGAAACTGCCTGACCGGCCGATCGTGGTAGTGCACCGTTCCGACGGCAGCGGCACGACTTTCATTTGGACCGACTACCTGTCCAAGGTGAGCACTGACTGGGCAAACGGCACGGGGAAAGGAACGTCGGTGAAGTGGCCCGTAGGTTTGGGCGCGAAAGGCAACGAGGGAGTGGCGGGTCTGATCCGTCAAATGGAAGGTGCTCTGGGGTACGTGGAATTGATCTACGCACTGCAGAATAAGATTCCGTTTGGCTCTGTGCAGAATGCGGCCGGACAGTACATCAAGGCCAGCCTGCAGGCAACCACGGCGGCGGCGGCGTCAGTGAAGAATATGCCGGCGGATTTCCGGGTTTCCATTACCAATGCTCCGGGCAAGGAGGCGTATCCGATCTGCAGCTTCACCTGGCTCCTGGTGCCAGGGCAGTGGAGTGACGCTTCCAAGAAAACGGCCATGGTGGGATTCCTGAACTGGATGCTGGATAACGGCGAAAACGAGGTGGCGGAATTGGATTACGCGCCCCTGCCGAAGGAAGTGGCTGACCGGGTTCGCAACACCATTAAGCAGATCCAGTAG